A genomic region of Raphanus sativus cultivar WK10039 chromosome 6, ASM80110v3, whole genome shotgun sequence contains the following coding sequences:
- the LOC130494511 gene encoding uncharacterized protein LOC130494511 isoform X1, whose product MSGTDAGNTAKIAVWWDMKDCPVPEGIDAHRVRPSIEGGFRQLGYSGPVSIRAYGDHKQTPDHQLQALSSTGVAVVHIRSESTCAVMYMDMVKWREDNPPPATMMMITNQMLDVFHWDLARLQQRTTYNLFLAYSVQPRAVLYVHTRKEWLWEKLLLGTTAAVTSSSADTADDAVFHCKTCSLDCLSLKSFKEHLSTKKHALEEVLHPTPTQIISVTSKWGKNYAATPEYATAKIHVCWNMSECPIPDGYDARRVRPSLEGAFKELGYSGPVSITAYGDHKKTPKGHLEALSYTGIDVAHVIQEVIFSRMSRDLRNWGYDNPAPATMMIISDGAEYVFGDTIAREQQFNKYNLFWAYSFRPLKMSILLTSAEWLWDSLLAVSETRRHDFLRKCSGSSIERVGESAGMFYCKVCYSDFKILDEFIRHLWTLNHLCDEEDIRDRLRHNNNQRLLSLAASVFFLMISF is encoded by the exons ATGAGTGGGACCGATGCGGGGAATACAGCTAAAATAGCGGTGTGGTGGGACATGAAGGACTGTCCGGTTCCAGAGGGTATTGATGCTCATCGTGTTCGTCCGAGCATAGAAGGTGGGTTCAGACAACTAGGCTACTCTGGTCCTGTCTCCATCAGAGCCTATGGAGACCACAAACAAACCCCTGACCACCAGCTACAAGCTCTCTCTTCCACTGGAGTCGCGGTGGTACATATCAGATCTG aaagcacgtGCGCAGTCATGTATATGGATATGGTGAAATGGCGAGAGGATAATCCTCCTCCGGCTACAATGATGATGATAACCAATCAGATGCTAGATGTTTTCCATTGGGATCTGGCCCGGCTTCAACAACGCACGACTTACAACCTTTTTCTGGCTTATTCAGTCCAACCTCGCGCAGTATTGTACGTTCACACTCGTAAAGAGTGGCTCTGGGAAAAATTACTACTTGGGACGACTGCGGCCGTGACAAGCAGCAGCGCAGACACGGCGGATGATGCCGTGTTTCACTGCAAAACGTGCTCTTTGGATTGCCTAAGCCTTAAGAGTTTCAAGGAGCATCTCTCCACTAAAAAACATGCACTAGAA GAGGTTTTACACCCTACGCCTACACAAATCATATCTGTAACGAGCAAGTGGGGAAAGAACTATGCTGCTACGCCTGAATATGCGACAGCTAAAATCCATGTGTGTTGGAACATGTCTGAATGTCCTATTCCCGACGGTTACGATGCTCGTCGGGTCCGTCCCAGTTTGGAAGGAGCGTTCAAGGAACTAGGCTATTCTGGTCCTGTCTCCATCACTGCCTATGGTGACCATAAAAAAACCCCCAAAGGCCACCTTGAAGCCCTCTCTTACACTGGAATCGATGTTGCACATGTCATTCAGG AAGTCATATTCTCGCGCATGTCTAGAGATTTGAGGAATTGGGGATATGACAATCCCGCTCCGGCTACAATGATGATCATATCGGATGGCGCTGAGTATGTCTTTGGAGATACTATTGCCCGGGAACAACAATTTAATAAGTACAACCTGTTTTGGGCTTATTCTTTTAGGCCTCTGAAAATGTCAATCCTGCTCACTTCTGCCGAGTGGCTCTGGGATAGCTTACTTGCag TTTCAGAGACAAGAAGACATGATTTCCTTCGGAAGTGCAGTGGAAGTAGTATTGAAAGGGTTGGTGAATCTGCCGGAATGTTTTATTGCAAAGTGTGCTACTCTGATTTCAAAATCCTGGATGAATTCATCAGACATCTCTGGACTTTAAATCATCTCTGTGAT GAGGAGGATATTCGTGATCGTCTTCGACATAACAACAACCAGAGACTGCTATCGCTTGCGGCaagtgtttttttcttaatgatAAGTTTCTAA
- the LOC130494511 gene encoding uncharacterized protein LOC130494511 isoform X2, protein MSGTDAGNTAKIAVWWDMKDCPVPEGIDAHRVRPSIEGGFRQLGYSGPVSIRAYGDHKQTPDHQLQALSSTGVAVVHIRSESTCAVMYMDMVKWREDNPPPATMMMITNQMLDVFHWDLARLQQRTTYNLFLAYSVQPRAVLYVHTRKEWLWEKLLLGTTAAVTSSSADTADDAVFHCKTCSLDCLSLKSFKEHLSTKKHALEEVLHPTPTQIISVTSKWGKNYAATPEYATAKIHVCWNMSECPIPDGYDARRVRPSLEGAFKELGYSGPVSITAYGDHKKTPKGHLEALSYTGIDVAHVIQEVIFSRMSRDLRNWGYDNPAPATMMIISDGAEYVFGDTIAREQQFNKYNLFWAYSFRPLKMSILLTSAEWLWDSLLAETRRHDFLRKCSGSSIERVGESAGMFYCKVCYSDFKILDEFIRHLWTLNHLCDEEDIRDRLRHNNNQRLLSLAASVFFLMISF, encoded by the exons ATGAGTGGGACCGATGCGGGGAATACAGCTAAAATAGCGGTGTGGTGGGACATGAAGGACTGTCCGGTTCCAGAGGGTATTGATGCTCATCGTGTTCGTCCGAGCATAGAAGGTGGGTTCAGACAACTAGGCTACTCTGGTCCTGTCTCCATCAGAGCCTATGGAGACCACAAACAAACCCCTGACCACCAGCTACAAGCTCTCTCTTCCACTGGAGTCGCGGTGGTACATATCAGATCTG aaagcacgtGCGCAGTCATGTATATGGATATGGTGAAATGGCGAGAGGATAATCCTCCTCCGGCTACAATGATGATGATAACCAATCAGATGCTAGATGTTTTCCATTGGGATCTGGCCCGGCTTCAACAACGCACGACTTACAACCTTTTTCTGGCTTATTCAGTCCAACCTCGCGCAGTATTGTACGTTCACACTCGTAAAGAGTGGCTCTGGGAAAAATTACTACTTGGGACGACTGCGGCCGTGACAAGCAGCAGCGCAGACACGGCGGATGATGCCGTGTTTCACTGCAAAACGTGCTCTTTGGATTGCCTAAGCCTTAAGAGTTTCAAGGAGCATCTCTCCACTAAAAAACATGCACTAGAA GAGGTTTTACACCCTACGCCTACACAAATCATATCTGTAACGAGCAAGTGGGGAAAGAACTATGCTGCTACGCCTGAATATGCGACAGCTAAAATCCATGTGTGTTGGAACATGTCTGAATGTCCTATTCCCGACGGTTACGATGCTCGTCGGGTCCGTCCCAGTTTGGAAGGAGCGTTCAAGGAACTAGGCTATTCTGGTCCTGTCTCCATCACTGCCTATGGTGACCATAAAAAAACCCCCAAAGGCCACCTTGAAGCCCTCTCTTACACTGGAATCGATGTTGCACATGTCATTCAGG AAGTCATATTCTCGCGCATGTCTAGAGATTTGAGGAATTGGGGATATGACAATCCCGCTCCGGCTACAATGATGATCATATCGGATGGCGCTGAGTATGTCTTTGGAGATACTATTGCCCGGGAACAACAATTTAATAAGTACAACCTGTTTTGGGCTTATTCTTTTAGGCCTCTGAAAATGTCAATCCTGCTCACTTCTGCCGAGTGGCTCTGGGATAGCTTACTTGCag AGACAAGAAGACATGATTTCCTTCGGAAGTGCAGTGGAAGTAGTATTGAAAGGGTTGGTGAATCTGCCGGAATGTTTTATTGCAAAGTGTGCTACTCTGATTTCAAAATCCTGGATGAATTCATCAGACATCTCTGGACTTTAAATCATCTCTGTGAT GAGGAGGATATTCGTGATCGTCTTCGACATAACAACAACCAGAGACTGCTATCGCTTGCGGCaagtgtttttttcttaatgatAAGTTTCTAA